The genome window CTGTGATTATTATTCTAATTTCTATCTATGTTTTGTTTATTTCTGGTGACTTTTTAAGCAACTTTGAATTGTTCTTAAACTTCTTGGGCATTTGCCTTGCTTCATGGGTTGCTATCTTCTTAGTAGATAGCGTTATTTACCGTAAGAATGGCTATGATGTTAAGCTAATGGAACCAAATTCATCTGTACACTATAACTGGCCAGGAATTATTTCTTGGATTATTGCTACTATTTTCGGCTTCCTCTTTACGTCAAATGCAGCATATCGTGGACCGTTTGCTCATGGTATTTTTGAAAATAACAGTAGTTTGGCTGTCTTCGTTTCAGGAATTGCTGCAATTATTGTTATGTTTATTAAGAGTAGTGATAAGCAGGAGGATTGAGTATTATGACCAAAAAAAGTCTAATTATTGGTGCTGCTTTTGTAGATGTAATAATGGACGTTCCGCAGATGCCGACTTCGGGCAGTGACGTTACAGCAAAATTAAAGTCCTATAATGTTGGTGGTTGTGCTTTCAATGTCTACGGTGCAATTAAACACTATCTAGGTGCTAACTCTGCTGACCTCTTTGTGCCTGTGGGAAAGGGACAATATAGTGAAATAGTTCGAAAAACAATGAATTATAGCAGAATTCCAATTTTACTTGAAGATAACCATCAAGATAACGGTTGGGATCTTTGCTTGGTTGAGCCAAATGGTGAGCGGACTTTCATCACGGTTCCAGGAATTGAACAAGATTGGAAAGATGAGTGGTTTAGTAAGATTAATTTGTCTGATTATAAGTATTTCTATGTAAGTGGTTATGAAATGGAAGACGTAAAATCAGCCAATTTACTGTTGGACTACTTGGAACAACGTGATAATGATTCATACATTCTGTTTGACGCTTCACCACGAATTAGTCATATTGATTCCCGGATTTTAAATAGGCTAATCACAAAAGGCGTAATTATTAATGCCAATGAGGATGAAATTGGTTTTCTTAGTGATAGAGATACATTGGAAGAAAAGACAAGTGACGTTTTTGAAAAAACTGACGAACCAGTTCTCGTTACTCTAGGTGCTAAGGGAACTTACTTATATGATGATAATGGTGGAAGAATCATTAGCAGTGATAAAGTCGAAAATGTTGTCAATACAATCGGTGCTGGTGATACTCACTGTGGTGGAGTGATTGCTGGACTGCTAAATGGTAATTCATTTGCAGAAGTATGTAAGATTGGAAATAATCTTTCTGCACAAGTTATTCAGCAAGAAGCTGGAAGCCTTATCTAATAGTTTTTGTTATTACATAAATTGAATAACAGGTAAAACAGAGTACGTAGGCTATAATGCTGCCTTTTTAATCAGTGATCAAAATGCAACAACTACAAAAGATGCAGTTTATCAGGGTAATGATGTTATGAAATTTAAGGATAAATGGGGAATAACCGGTGCTCTGACTTCTCAAATAGATGAATTACTTTACAAACGGCGAATTAAAAATAAAGTATGTCGTTTTAGTGAACTACAAAAACGAATGCCGAATTGTTCTAGGCGAATGCTATCTTTACAACTTAGCGAATTAGAAAAAGATAACATTGTCGAAAAGAAACTATATCCAGTTATTCCTCCTAAAACAGAATATAAATTAACCCGTTTTGGATAAACGTTAACTCCACTTATTATTGAAATGGAGAAATGGGGAAGAATATATAACACTATAAATTTAGAATAAAATTAAAAAATGGTGTGAAATTTTATTGATTTCTAATTATAGCTATGATAAGATTTTACTATTAATTAAGACGAAAGCGAGAACAGATTAATGTCATTTACTACTAATGTACACGTAAATATTATTATTATTCGGATCATTAATTAGATGATGCGAATAATTAGTGCTGTTCGCATCACCATACTAGGGATGTGAACAGTGATAGTGGTAGAGACATTTCTGTCAGCCAGTTGACTGTTCAACAGTTAGCTGGTTTTTTTATTGAAGGGATGTGAAAAAAATGGAAAGTGAAATTAAGACTAGAAGTGATAATAGATCGTAAATTAAACTGAAATGAGAGGTAAATACTATGGATAGTACAGTAACTAACACCCCGCAGACAAACAGCAAGCTTAATGTAAAACGTGATCCTGTCAAGACAGTAATTTTGGCTTCGATGATGGGAACGGCAATTGAGTTTTTCGATTTTTACGCTTACGGGACTGCATCTGCTGCTTATTTTCCCAAAATTTTCTTTCCGCAAATGACCCCTTTACTTGCAACACTTTTAAGTTTGTTAACTTTTGGAGTAGCCTTTGTAGCACGCCCGATAGGTTCCTTCCTATTTGGACATTATGGTGATCGTTTAGGACGCAAGAAAACACTTGTGGTCTCACTTTTAGTAATGGGAGTGGCGACGGTAGCCATTGGTTTCATTCCTAGCTATCAGGTTATCGGCGTTTGGGGAGCATTGTTACTTTGCCTTTGTCGGTTTGTCCAAGGAATCGGGCTTGGTGGTGAATGGTCCGGGGCTGTATTAGTAGCTACTGAAAATGCTCCGGCTAATAAGCGGGCATTATATGGTGCATTTCCGGAAGTGGGAGCACCAATTGGATTCTTCCTATGCAATGGCTTATTCTTTGCTTTAGAACGGGTACTAACACCAACGCAAATGATGACGTTTGGTTGGCGAATTCCTTTTTGGGCCTCAGCTGTTTTAGTCGTTATAGGGTTATATGTCCGACGTCGTTTACAGGAAACACCTTTGTTTAAATTAGCTCAAGAACGTGATAACACAGCTGCTTCGCCTCTTCGTGAAGTATTCAAATCTAATTGGCGTGAAATCTTAAAAGGAACTTTCATCATGGGAGCAACCTATGCACTATTCTTTACATTAACAACTTGGTCATTATCATATGCTACAACAGCTTTAGGTTTTACCTCTTCGGAATTTTTATTATTATTAATGGGTGCAATTGTTGAATTCGCTGCTTTGATCATGTTAACTTCTGTATTAGCAGATCGTGTTGGTCGGAAAAAAGTTCTATTAACTGCGTCAGTAGCACTAGTTGGCTATTCCTTGGTATTCCCATATTTCCTTACAGGACAACATAACTTAGTTGGCGTTTTACTCTTCTTAGGACTAGGATTCTTAGTAATGGGCACTCTTTATGGTCCAGTCGGTGCTGTTTTGCCTGAACTGTTCCCAACCAGAGTTCGCTATTCTGGTGCAGGAATTACTTATAACTTAGCTGCAGTGGTTGGGGCAGCCGTTGCTCCAACTGTAACAACGTGGTTAATTGCTAATTATGGATTACATTCGGCTGGATATTATATGCTAGTTTTATCAGTACTAGCAGTTATTTCTTGGTTATTGACAAAAGAAACAAAGGATGTGGATTATACTAAATAATATCTTGTTTAGAGGAATTAGTGAGAAAACCTACTGACTATAGTTATTAGATAAAAATTTATGTCCCCGTTAAAAAAGATGATGCAAAAACTTTGGTCAAGTCATAATTAATAAAGCCACTGGTAACACACATTAAGTGCTACTAGTGGCTTTATTATTTACATTGGTTGTCCAGTTGAGATTTCAAAGCCGGCTGTTACAGGAATTACTTCTCCCGTAATTGCGCTAGCAGCTGGGCTGGCAACGAAATAAATTGCAGCGGCGACTTCTTCTGGTTCAACAATCCGATTTAACGGGCTGTTCTTAGCGAATTTTTGTTTATCTTGGTGAAAAAGCGGGGTATTAGTCGGACCAGGTGCAACAACATTTACGCGAATATTATTTTTACCGTAATCAATTGCCATTGCCCGAGTCATGTTAATAATTGCTCCCTTGGCGGCATTATAAGCAACCATTGCTCGATCACCAGCCATTCCTGAGACAGAGGAAATATTAACGATACTACCATGATCTTGTTCAATCATTGTTGGCAAGAAGGCTTTGCTAACGAGGAAAGTTCCCTTAACATCAACATTAAAGATTTTATCCCAATCTTCTTCACTGGTTTCATGAACCTCGCCGTGAATAACGATTCCTGCATTATTGATAATCGCATCAACGGTTTTAAATTTATTGAGGGTTATTTGCTTAACATGTTCAACCTCACTTGATTTACTAATATCGGCTTGAATAAAAGCAACTTGTGCCGGAGAATACGTTTCGCCTAATTGTTGTTCAACCTGCATCCCCTTTTCTGCATCACGACCGATAAGCACCGTATTCCACTCGTTTTTAAGAAAAATATTAGCAGTGGCAAGACCAATCCCAGAGGTTCCACCAGTAATAACAACTGTTTGCATATATAAAACTCCTCTCTAATCTTTTCTCTAATTATGGCATTTTTGGCCGAATTTAGCTATTTGTTAGGAAAGTCTTTATAATAAAATAAAGATGAGGAGGAAACGCAATGAATACAGCAACCTTAAAAGCGCTCCAAAATTGGCTTCATGGACGTGGCTATACATTAGAACAAGTAGACGCACAACTAATTCTTAAATATCATGGACAAGAACGAGCAGTCATTACGCCACCTGATCGCTATCAAGTGAAAGACCTTGACCTGAATTTTAATGAATGGGTTGAGTTTAATAAATGCATTCGGAATATTCGCCATTATTTAGCTAGTAACGAATAGGAAGCCTTTTCTTTGGCAAGAATACTTCCTCGTGATAGAGTTATTCATGAAGGGAATATAGTCCAAGGAGGGATAGTCATGATAAGAGTTGGAATAATTGGTGCTTCTGGAATGGCAGGTAGCGCAATCTATAAATTAGCATCGACGAAAAAAGATTTGAATGTAACTGGAATTGTTCGAAATGAGAGTAAGGCTAGAAAGATTCTCGGTGCCGATGCTAATTTGATCAGTGGTGACATTTTTGCCTTAAATGATAGTTTGTTGTCGCGGTTTGATGTGATTGTTGATGCATATGGTACTAGTCCGGAAAATGCTGATCGGCAAGTAAGACTAGCTGAGAAATTAGTAGTTTTAGCCCGGAAACATAAAATCCGTTTAATTTTCATTCTTGGTGCCGGAAGCCTTAAAACTGGTAAGGATAAGCACCTATTTGTTGATGATATTGAAAAGATGCCTGGTGCTGAGACATGGATTAATACCCCACGCCAGCAGTTAAAAGAGTTACAGTATCTTGAAACTATTTCTGACATTGATTGGTTAGGTATTTCACCATCAGCAGTATTTGAAGCTGGGGTTGCTACTAATTATATTCTTGGTCAAGATGAATTATTATTTAACGAACAAAATGAATCAAAGGTAACTGCTGGAACAATGGCGAAGTTAGTGGTCAATGAAATTTTAGCGCCACGCCACCATCGTGAACGAATTACTGTTATTGATGCAGAATAGTTATTGGAACTAAAGCAAATACGAAAAGGCATGAGAACGCAAATCAATTCTCATGCCTTTTAATATTAGTCAACTAATTTTCCGATAATTGGAAGTTTTGAAACCGGTGAATACTTTTTAGCTGCTTGTTGATAGGTGACATCTGATAAATCATGGCCGAAAACATTACCGTGGATTTCTGCGCCTTTCCACTCTGGAACCTCAGAAACATCATAAACATTTCCACGCACTCCAATATATGCCGGACGACCTTCTTGACCATTATATTGCGCTAATTCATTGTGAGTAAATGACCGCATAATAATCCCTCCTATAAGAAGCTGGGAATTGACTCGGCCCCTTCCTGTATAGATGTAATAACATATGAAAATAGATGACGAGTTTATTCGTTATCCTATCATCACTATAACACGAAAATGGTAATGACATCGGAAATTCAATTTATTCAGTTGCTAAGTTTGCAGCAGGGCTTTTGACTGGGACTTTCACGAGCATTCCTGCAATGATAGTTAGGATTGTAACGAGGAATGGGAAAAATACCCAAGGAATGAAACTTAATGGATTGATTTGTAAGGTACTAGCGATGAATACCCCAGAAACACTCCATGGGACAATTGCGTTGACTGCGGCCCCTGCGTCATTGAGAATCCGAGTTAAATCAACCCGTTTTAAGCCTAATTTATCAAATGACGGGAGAAATGATTGCCCAGGAAGAATAATTGCGAGGTAGTGTTCCCCAACAAGGAGGTTAACCCCAATACAGGTAAGAGCTGTGGAGAATGCTAATCGACCAGGCGTCTTTACAATCCCAGTTAAGTGATTAATGATGGCGCTAATAATATTGAACTTGATCAATAAGCCACCTAAAGCAAGGGCAAAGATAATTAGGGCTAGAGAAGTAAGCATACTAGAGATACCGCCTTTAGAAAGCAATGTATCGATTGTTTTATCACCGGTATGGGAAACGTAACCAGTCATGATGGTATTAGTAATCGTAGTGAGGCTGGTTTTAGGTGCATGAATCCAGCCAAGTACGACCGCAAAGAGTGAGCCAAGGCCAAGGGAAGGAATAGCAGGAACTTGGAAAATGGCTAATACGATTAGGAGCAGAACTGGGAGAAGAGCCCATCCGGAGATCCAGAACCCATTTTGTAGCCCGGCCATCATTTGGTGAACGGCACCTAAGCTAACATTTTTGGAGTTTAACCCTAAGAAGGTGTAAAGAATAAGACAGATTGCCCAGGCAGGAATATCGGTGGTGAGTAAGGATTTAATATGCTTGTAGATACTAATTTCACCAACACTGGCGGCAAGGTTGGTGGTTCCTGAAAGCGGGGAAATATTTGAACCACAAAAGGCGCCTGAAACAATTACCCCCGCAGTTAAACCGGGGTTGATTTTAAGGGTTGCACCAATGCCAATAAAGGCGATCCCCATTGTTGATACAGTTGTAAATGAGCTTCCGCAAGCGACTCCAACAAGGGTACAAACAATAAAAACTGTTGGGAGGAAGAACTTTACAGAAATGATTTCAAACCCAAAGTACATAATTGTTGGAATAGTTCCCGAGAAAATCCAGGTAGCAATTAAGACACCGATAGAAAGAAAGATAATGAGGGGGTCAACACCGGCTCGCAAACCATGACGCATTCCATTCATTATGGTATCCCATTTAAATCCACGAATTCGTCCGTAAACGGCGAGCAAAACAAGGGAAATAAATAATGGGGCTTGCGGTTCTTGGTGCTTAAAAATAATAGGGTAGCCTAAGATGCATAAAATAACGCCAAGAATAAGTAAACTTTCACTAAAACCAATCACTGGCTCAGGACTATTTTTTGATTTGTTAATAATTTTCATTGTGTAATTCTCCTTGTTTTTTAATAAAAAATACCAACTAGATCAGCGGCATTTGCTTAATCTAGTTGGTATTACGGTAGTATAAAAAATCGCGGAAAACTACACGCCCTTACTAGATTAATGTACCTAGCAAAGGACTCATTACAACAACAACCCTGCTTAGGTACGAACACCGCTGTCCGTACCTAAATGAGTACAGACAATTATGCACGGTAAGCATAGTTGTTATAATACTTGGTTGAAGTTAATGAGTGTTGAATCATGTTAGTCGTTCCTTTCAAGTTAAGTTGTAATTATTAAAACATTCTAATCTAAATTTGTCAAATTTTAATTTTAAAATTCACCAGAAATATCCTTATCAGAAAATGAATGAGGATCAGGAACAAAAGAAATATCAGTGTCAATTATTCCAAATTTTTCTCGCATTACATTTTCGATGTGTTCTGATAATTGGAAACTTTTGAGAATCGTCATTTTAGCGTTAACCATCACGGAAGCATCAAGCGTGACCACGTTTCCGTTATAGTGAGCTTTTAGTTCGACAACTTTTACAACGTGCGGAATATTGGTGATTGTTTGACGGTATTCCTGTTCAGCGCGGGGATCAAAGTAGTCGGTTAAGTTAAGACTACTTTCAAAGAAAATTTTTAGTCCAGAATATAGAATAAAGAAACCGACGACAATACTGGTAGCACCATCAAGCCAACGAAGGTTAAAGAGGAGGGCACCACCAATTGAAATCAAGGTTCCAATACTTGTGAAGGCATCGCTCAGACTATCTTGGGCAGAAGCAAGCAACGCGGCGTTTTTTAACTTAAGTCCTGTTTGGCGATTCATATACCAAACAACTAACATAATAACTGACGTGATTCCGGCTCCAATTAATGCGACTGGTTGTGGAACCACCCGACTTGCAGGATTGAGGAGACTTTTAATGCCATCGATGATAACGCTTAAAGCAATCGCAACCATAACGACCGCTGTGACAAGGAAAAAATTGTCTCATAACGCCAACGAACAAATTGTACTCGTTGGTCAGACCCCATATGTGATATGTGCTTGATAATTTCCAGAAGGCAGCCGTGCGCCAATGATATCATCATCATCGACATCCTGGGCGATGTGTAAGCCCATCATCAGTAAAAAGGTCGAGATAATTCCCGAAAGGTTGTTGAAAGCATCGGCCCGTAATGTCTGCGATTTACTTATTTCAGCCAACCAGTACTCAATTATTGAAATAACAACATAAGCAACCAAGTTATAGATTAAATGGTGTTGGGAAGTTCGAATCTTTGCTAGTTCGTTTGCTTGCGTTTTTTCCCAGTTATTCATTTCTTCGGTTGTATGTCTTTTAAATTTAGTCATTAATTTAAGAACTTCCTTGATTAATAAAATCAGTTTAATTGTAACGCAAAAAATAAGGGAGCGAGACAGAAGGCACTTGTGACTTCGTTTTTCGACGCGAAGCTAGCCTCTGGGAGCCCCTGCAAGCAACAATAGGCCTCCAACGTTCTTTGACGGACGTTGGAGGCCTATTGTTGTACTGCGTAGTTGCTTTTTATGAAAGCAACTTAACTTATATCACAGTCCCAAAAATAATGAAAATAATTGCTAGGCCCGGTTATTAATTACGTGGGCGCATGTTGCAATAATCAGTCCCATAAAACTTACTACAGCGATCATATTACTCATAATTGACATCATATTGAACAACTCCTTTACATAATTAAAATATTTTTACAGCACAACTAATGACAGTTGCCTTTTTGGAAAACAAATTATAATGATTGTTTTCCCCTCTCCACCAAGTATTGTAACAGGTCTTAGCAGTAGTGACGATAATAATTAGCTAAGCTTTTAATGAGCTTTTTTACGAAAGAAAGGAGTGATTATAAGCAAAATATTATAAGTGACTATCATAGGAATTAATAAATTTTAATTATTAAGCAAAACTAAGCTGATTCTTTAAAAAATAAGTTATTCAGCTAGTTTGTTTAATTCTTTTAAGGCTAACGGGAATTTTGTAAAGCCGTCACTAGTCAAAAAGTGACCACCTGTTTCTTTAACTATGAGTTTTGCTCTAATTTTATTGGCGACTTCAATGCTATTTTGATAAGGAACGATTGGGTCGTCTTTAGCGGTTATAACGGTAGCTTTAGCGAGTTTAGGAAAAATTTGCTCATAATGAGGACGATCTTTCATAAACCCATCTAATTCGGGATAAGCTGATAATCCTTTGTCAAATGCTCCCACCAGTAAAAGTCGAGCATCTTTAACATGATGACGTTCAATATAACGAAGTGCCGTAATACAACCAAGACTATGAGCGACGAGGATGAGGTTGTCTTGGGGATTAATTTGGTTGTCAACCGCTTGATCCCATTCAGCTTGTTGGGGATTGAAGGGATTTGGTAGCCATATCCGATCAAGGGCGATTATTGGTTTCGCTTCTTCTTCGAGCCATGGGAACCAGTCGTCATCCCGGGTAGAAGTGCCATGAATTAAGTATGCGTTCTCCATTATTACTACTCCTATTTCATAAAGTGTTTCAATACTACCATGCCGATGATTAATAATAAAATGGCAATCGAATTAGTAAGAATTTCATAAGGCTGACCGTGGGCGGCAATTAGTCCCCGAATTAAAGCCATAATTCCTAAGCTTAATAGAAAATCGACTGCAATCCGGCCATGATGTTTTAGCGCGGCAATTATCATTGTCATAAATGAAAAGAAAAGGAAAAAGACAATAACGCGATCCAAAATCTTAAAAATAACATGATCCGTATTCCCATCTTGCATAAGGGGAATCAGCGAAAAAGTTTCTGTAAATAAAATAATAGTTAATAAGATCCCTAAAATTGCTAGGGCACCGATTGTACATAGACGCAAAATATGGCTAAAATTAGCTGCTAATTTGTATATTTTTTTCATTCTCCGATACTCCTCAAGAAAACGCTTTAACTTTAGGATAGCAATGATCAAGAAATTTAGCTAATATTTAACAAAATAATTGTTAAAAATATGCGATACTTAAAGATGGATAACAAAAGGAGGAGTGAGAAATGCGCAAACCCTTTATTGCTGCTAATTGGAAGATGCATAAGAATGTCCAAGAATCGGTTGAATTTGTGGATGCAATTAAAGGAAAGCTACCAGATCCGCAAGAAGTTGAAGTCGGAATTGCAGCCCAAGCTTTTGCATTACCCAGTATGGTTCAAGCCGCTGATGATTCAGGATTAAAGATAATCGCGCAAAACGCGGCGGCTGAATATTCGGGAGCTTTCACTGGTGAAATTAGCTTACGAGGTTTAGCTGACGCCGGTGTTTCATATGTAATGTTAGGACATATTGAACGGCGCCATTTATTCCACGAGGATAATGAGTTGGTTAATCGGAAAGTGTTGGCAGCCCTTCAAATGGGAGTTACCCCGATAATTTGTACGGATGAAACGATGGTCCAGAAAGAAGTTAATGGTGAAATTCACTACGTTTTCCAGCAATTGATGAGCGTATTGAGGGGCGTTTCTCTTGATCAAATTAAAAATGTAGTTGTTTCCTATGAACCAAGTTGGGCAGTTGGATATGGTCAGCATGCTAATCCAGTTCTTGCTGAAGAAGGATGCCGTCAAATTCGGCGAACGATTGCTGATAACTACACTTATGAGATTGCTGATAAGATCAGGATTCTTTATGGGGGCAGTGTCAATCCAGATAATATCGGAATGATTATGAACAAGCCAGATGTAGATGGGGTATTAATCGGTCGGGCAAGTTTAGATGTTGATAATTTTTTGCGAATGGTCAATTATTTAAAAAATGATCAAGAAAAATAAAAAAAGTATTTCTCTTTACCGTCATTTTGTGTTATAGTTATTAACAGTTGTTATGGCGGTATTGGTGAAGTTTGGTTAACACACCGGTTTGTGGGTCCGGCACGCGTGGGTTCGAATCCCACATACCGCCCTGACCTAGCGCGATGGCAAAGGATTTTTCCCTTGCCATCGCGCTTTTTTGTATTCTCTGTTTTATGAATTTTAATTGATAACATCCAAGAAAGTAACTTAAAATAGAAACAGTATAAGGTGGAGAAAGAAAAAAGGGGCTTTAATTATGAAAAACGTACAAATTGGTGGAACAAATTGGGAAGTATCGAATGTTGCATTGGGCATTATGCGGATGGGGACGTTAGCAGTGAATAAAGCGATTGATGCCTTAGAAGCCGCCCACGATGCTGGAATAAACTTTATTGATTCAGCTGATATTTATGGCAACGACCCACAGTTAGGACGTGGATCTTCGGAAATCCATTTTGGTGAAGCATTAAAGAAAAGCAGTCTTACCCGTGATGACTTTTACATTCAATCAAAAGGAGGCCTTTTTGCGAACGCGGATGATAAAATAACGCGGTATGATTCATCAAAGAAGCATTTAATCGCTGCTGTTGATGGGATTTTGCAACGGATGGGGATTGATTATCTTGATTCATTTTTGATTCATCGTCCAGACCCCTTAATGGAGCCCGCAGAAATAGCAGAAGCCTTTGACCAACTTCAAGCATCTGGGAAAGTCCGCCATTTTGGAGTATCAAATTTTAATCCGCAACAAATCGCGCTCCTTCAAGCGGGGACAAATCAACGGCTTTTGATTGACCAGGTACAATTTGGCTTAAAGCATACGGGGATGATTGATTTTGGCCTGCATACAAATATGACTGATGATGCTGCAATCAATCATGACGGGGGATTATTAGAATATACGCGTCGTAAACAGATGACGATTCAAACATGGTCGCCTTTCCAGTACGGTACATTTGCAGGGACGTTTATTAATAATGATCAATTCCCTGAGTTAAACGCAATGTTAGAAACTCTTGCGCAAAAATATAAGGTAAGTAAAAATGCAATTGCTGTTGCATGGATTTTACGTCACCCTGCGCATATGCAAGTGTTGCTTGGCACTATGACTCCAGCTCATATTATTGATAGTGCTAAGGGGAGCGATATTACGTTGACGAATCAAGAATGGTATGACCTATATCTTGCGGCCGGGAATGATTTGCCATAATGAAAAAAGATTATCTCCAGTTCTATCAGCATATTACAGCTCCTTTTTATCGACACCCGTGGACAATTCCTTTATTACGGGCGGTTAATAAATTTGTTGTGTGGACTATGTACGTTGCTTACATCGTTATATTAGTGTGGGTAGGGAAAAATAATGTCTTGAAAGCAGGACCCTTTCTGCTGATTCCCGGTATTGGCTTTATCCTGCTTTCTTTTATTCGCCAACGAATTGACGCGCCACGACCATACGAAAAATTTCCGATTAACCCCTTAATTCGACGGCAAAAAACTGGTGATTCATTGCCTAGTCGTCATGTTTTTTCGGCGACTGTTATTGCGATGTGTGGGTTAAGGTTAAATTTGATTTTAGGAGTGATTTTACTCGTTTTAGCTGTTGTTTCTGCTATTACGAGAGTGATTGGCGGAGTTCATTTTCCTCGTGATGTGGTTATCGGGTTTATTTGTGGCTTTATTTGTGGTTCGTTTTTATTTCTTGTCTAAATTTTAGAAAGGTGTATTTCATGGACAATTCAGTGCTGCAAGACGCAATTTTGAATGGACTTATTAGTACTCAATATCAAGGTAATACGCTGTTAGGTCCGCAATTATTAACCAACAACCAATCATCGACAATTTGGCAAACGTTACGGCACGAATTGCTGTCATGTAAAAACTTTACGTGGTCAGTCGCCTTTATTACGTTAGATATGTTGGTTCCATTTAAGGCAGTGATGGCTGACTTAGCACAGCAGGGGGTACAAGGGACGATCATTACCAGTGATTACTTGAATTTTAATCACCCCGCGATGTTTGAAGAATTGCAAAAGATTCCTAATTTAACGGTTAGGATTGCTGATCTTAATGGATTTCATACTAAGGGGTATTTATTTGATCATGGGAAATATCAGACCGTAATTATTGGGAGTGCTAATTTTACACGGTCTGCTTTGTTAGTTAATAAGGAGTGGAATTTGAAATTAAGCTCCCGCCAAGAAGGAAGCCTTTTTCAACAACTAACGGCGGAATTGAATGCTGTTAAACATGAGAGTACCGTTCTAACGTCAGAGTGGATTGCGGAGTATCGCAAGAATTGGCAACCACCAAAGACTAGGGTGACGCAACCGGAAAAATTAAAACCAATTGAACCTAATCAAATGCAACAAGCCGCTTTAGGACAATTAAGCACTCTGATAAAAACTGGCGCTAAAAAAGGACTGGTCGTTTCAGCAACAGGAACTGGAAAAACATATCTGGGAGCGTTTGCTGTCAATAAATATCAGCCGCGTCGTTTCTTATATGTCGTTCATCGAGAACAAATTGCCAAAAAATCGTTAGCTAGTTTTCGACGAGTTATTGGCGGCAAGAAAACTGATTACGGGTTATTGACAGGTAATCGCCATGATTGGAATGCTAAATATTTATTTGC of Limosilactobacillus reuteri subsp. reuteri contains these proteins:
- the tpiA gene encoding triose-phosphate isomerase, coding for MRKPFIAANWKMHKNVQESVEFVDAIKGKLPDPQEVEVGIAAQAFALPSMVQAADDSGLKIIAQNAAAEYSGAFTGEISLRGLADAGVSYVMLGHIERRHLFHEDNELVNRKVLAALQMGVTPIICTDETMVQKEVNGEIHYVFQQLMSVLRGVSLDQIKNVVVSYEPSWAVGYGQHANPVLAEEGCRQIRRTIADNYTYEIADKIRILYGGSVNPDNIGMIMNKPDVDGVLIGRASLDVDNFLRMVNYLKNDQEK
- a CDS encoding aldo/keto reductase; the encoded protein is MKNVQIGGTNWEVSNVALGIMRMGTLAVNKAIDALEAAHDAGINFIDSADIYGNDPQLGRGSSEIHFGEALKKSSLTRDDFYIQSKGGLFANADDKITRYDSSKKHLIAAVDGILQRMGIDYLDSFLIHRPDPLMEPAEIAEAFDQLQASGKVRHFGVSNFNPQQIALLQAGTNQRLLIDQVQFGLKHTGMIDFGLHTNMTDDAAINHDGGLLEYTRRKQMTIQTWSPFQYGTFAGTFINNDQFPELNAMLETLAQKYKVSKNAIAVAWILRHPAHMQVLLGTMTPAHIIDSAKGSDITLTNQEWYDLYLAAGNDLP
- the psiE gene encoding phosphate-starvation-inducible protein PsiE, whose product is MKKIYKLAANFSHILRLCTIGALAILGILLTIILFTETFSLIPLMQDGNTDHVIFKILDRVIVFFLFFSFMTMIIAALKHHGRIAVDFLLSLGIMALIRGLIAAHGQPYEILTNSIAILLLIIGMVVLKHFMK
- a CDS encoding phosphatase PAP2 family protein codes for the protein MKKDYLQFYQHITAPFYRHPWTIPLLRAVNKFVVWTMYVAYIVILVWVGKNNVLKAGPFLLIPGIGFILLSFIRQRIDAPRPYEKFPINPLIRRQKTGDSLPSRHVFSATVIAMCGLRLNLILGVILLVLAVVSAITRVIGGVHFPRDVVIGFICGFICGSFLFLV